One window of the Takifugu rubripes chromosome 13, fTakRub1.2, whole genome shotgun sequence genome contains the following:
- the whamm gene encoding WASP homolog-associated protein with actin, membranes and microtubules, giving the protein MNNVDCERVDSLEGWVAIKCDIFDEAETFKLGFIVEWNVIESKFAVTCHNRTLQRQKRKSQPTLVSDPQASWAGLFSVSDLKYIHQQLSCVADILGGCFPDLSEFEEGNIWDLLFLTRRSAPQDDDERDFDPPCRKLEKYFSTAIDVCGRKIVLDTLFTQDERDVEEYFENLQEFKKKTMQEEMARAKAHLRQLLQSHGDTDRMVALLRIYEEEDEAYQDLVTVATTFFQYLLQPFRDMREIAGFYKMEILKSLEFEELGPKRIAALEKEAEEWRIKGEEAVASIQDITVTYFAQTSKALSGMLKKMEEDKLRFGAAAWASAAPRLEKLRFLLAKETLQHMRTTEMCLNRKQDKIREKLASFTGRVVGGQSDSAFASEGGQQRDTVDQLELQFYDIQLEVYDAKFEILKHEEQLLVAQIDTLRRQIKELKEEVVYYDVCEDAEELQSIVYPGHQADSPVVYQLKRRLQNLEMKRGNICARRAYLRNKRDQCMEAQEQKHLQAKQSTVFFSQHHQIHLKREKQKEEEQRRKEWVDQEREKTLGRLRSFREKRQGQYLLKTPQAKVAPSLPYPSQPLSLISLGPSVPPDAPPSIQPAPRRKKTQRKQQPKDIPVQIFSAPPPPPSPASATCPPALPPPPPPPPPPPPPPPPPPPLPPTLPPPPISSEDAPMPLSEEKGPPFPARSTLKQNIGTMDEVLASLQRGQIQLRKVSPPRPAPPAADQRSDLMLAIRKGVALKKMVPARSEVHNSGDNELERSIKAAMMRMKKVSADSDDEDRGDEETRSLDWEN; this is encoded by the exons ATGAATAACGTTGATTGCGAACGTGTTGACAGTCTGGAGGGCTGGGTGGCCATTAAATGTGACATATTTGATGAAGCCGAGACGTTTAAGCTGGGCTTCATCGTAGAGTGGAACGTCATCGAGAGTAAGTTCGCTGTCACCTGCCACAATCGCACGCTCCAGCGGCAGAAACGCAAATCTCAGCCGACGCTGGTCAGCGACCCCCAGGCGAGCTGGGCCGGACTCTTCTCCGTGAGCGATCTGAAGTACATCCACCAACAGCTCTCGTGCGTGGCGGACATCCTGGGGGGCTGCTTTCCGGATTTGTCCGAGTTCGAGGAGGGCAACATTTGGGACTTACTTTTCCTGACCCGGAGGTCCGCGCCCCAAGACGACGATGAGAGGGATTTTGATCCACCCTGCCGCAAGCTAGAAAAGTATTTCAGCACGGCCATCGATGTGTGCGGCCGGAAGATTGTCCTCGACACGTTGTTCACTCAAGATGAGCGAGACGTGGAGGAGTACTTCGAAAATTTGCAGGAGTTCAAGAAGAAGACCATGCAGGAGGAGATGGCGCGAGCCAAGGCTCACCTGCGACAG ctgctgcagagtcaTGGTGACACAGACCGAATGGTGGCGCTGCTCAGAATCTACGAGGAAGAGGACGAAGCCTATCAGGACCTGGTCACTGTGGCAACCACCTTCTTCCAGTATCTGCTCCAGCCTTTCAGGGACATGAGAGAGATAGCTGGCTTCTATAAGATGGAGATACTG AAGTCTTTGGAGTTTGAGGAGCTGGGCCCAAAGAGGATAGCAGCTCTggaaaaggaggcagaagagtgGAGAATAAAAGGAGAGGAAGCAGTTGCTTCCATCCAGGACATCACTGTTACCTACTTTGCACAGACTTCAAAAGCTCTTTCTG GTATGTTaaagaagatggaggaggacaagCTGCGTTTTGGAGCCGCTGCCTGGGCATCAGCAGCTCCCAGACTGGAGAAGCTTCGCTTCCTACTGGCCAAAGAAACTCTGCAGCACATGAGAACCACAGAGATGTGCCTCAACCGCAAGCAAGACAAGATCAGAGAGAAG TTGGCGAGCTTCACTGGCAGAGTCGTTGGTGGGCAGAGTGACTCAGCATTTGCATCTGAGGGCGGACAGCAGCGGGACACAGTGGACCAGCTGGAGTTGCAGTTCTATGACATCCAGCTAGAAGTGTACGATGCCAAGTTTGAGATCCTGAAGCATGAAGAACAACTCCTGGTGGCTCAGATCGACACCCTGCGGCGGCAGATTAAAG aactgaaggaggaggtggtgtACTATGACGTGTGTGAGGACGCTGAGGAACTGCAGAGCATCGTCTACCCTGGTCACCAAGCGGACTCTCCAGTTGTCTATCAGCTGAAACGACGCCTACAGAACCTGGAGATGAAGCGAGGCAACATATGTGCCCGCCGGGCTTATCTCCGCAACAAGAGG GATCAGTGTATGGAGGCCCAGGAGCAGAAGCACCTGCAGGCCAAGCAGAGCACCGTTTTCTTCAGCCAGCACCATCAGATTCATCTG AAACgagagaaacaaaaagaagaggagcagaggaggaaagagtGGGTGGACCAGGAGCGGGAGAAAACCTTGGGCAGATTAAGATCCTTCAGAGAG AAGCGGCAGGGTCAGTACCTCCTGAAGACTCCACAGGCCAAGGTTGCTCCTTCACTTCCGTATCCCTCACAGCCGCTCTCCCTCATCAGCCTCGGCCCCTCTGTCCCACCTGATGCCCCCCCGTCCATCCAGCCCGCACCTAGACGCAAAAAGACACAAAGGAAACAACAGCCTAAAGACATCCCTGTCCAAATCTTTtctgcaccaccaccaccaccatcacctgcATCAGCAACCTGCCCTCCTGcgctgccacctcctcctcctcctcctcctcctcctcctcctccaccaccacccccaccaccactgccCCCTACACTACCTCCTCCACCTATCTCCTCTGAAGACGCACCGATGCCTCTCAGTGAAGAAAAGGGCCCCCCTTTCCCAGCCAGGAGCACGCTCAAGCAAAATATTG GAACAATGGATGAAGTGTTGGCCTCGTTGCAACGTGGGCAGATTCAGCTACGCAAGGTGTCCCCTCCCAGgccggcgccccctgctgcagaCCAGAGGAGTGACCTCATGTTGGCCATCCGAAAGGGAGTCGCCCTAAAGAAG ATGGTTCCTGCTCGTTCAGAAGTCCACAACTCTGGAGATAACGAGTTGGAGCGCAGCATCAAAGCTGccatgatgaggatgaagaaggtCTCGGCAGACTCtgatgatgaagacagaggagacgaggagacgAGGAGTTTGGACTGGGAGAACTGA